The Gemmata palustris genome includes a region encoding these proteins:
- a CDS encoding TIGR02996 domain-containing protein, with product MNERSAFLTAIREQPGDDTPRLVFADWLDENAETDRDRATAEFIRVSCLGRNTASGFMPRQAYQWLGAEPEHAHAPGARNWMRLVPTVLARHVDRVVRPGPRGEPACDDVRWVRLGRVVYLTIRLPVSAEPVNAPGELRWYAMALTFTRGVLKSAAVSGHSAAYQLATALAVDQPMSRLVPKQQAREPWDLARGAA from the coding sequence GTGAACGAGCGCAGCGCGTTCCTGACCGCGATCCGCGAGCAGCCCGGCGACGACACCCCGCGCCTGGTGTTCGCCGACTGGCTGGACGAAAACGCCGAGACCGACCGCGACCGCGCGACCGCGGAGTTCATCCGGGTCTCGTGCCTGGGGCGCAACACCGCGTCGGGGTTCATGCCCCGGCAGGCCTACCAGTGGTTGGGCGCGGAGCCCGAACACGCGCACGCGCCCGGCGCGCGGAACTGGATGCGGCTGGTGCCGACGGTTCTGGCGCGGCACGTGGACCGCGTGGTGCGGCCCGGCCCCCGGGGGGAACCCGCGTGCGACGACGTGCGCTGGGTGCGCCTGGGGCGCGTGGTGTACCTCACGATCCGGCTGCCCGTGAGCGCGGAGCCGGTGAACGCCCCGGGCGAGCTGCGGTGGTACGCGATGGCCCTCACGTTCACGCGCGGCGTGCTGAAGAGCGCCGCCGTGTCCGGGCACTCCGCGGCCTACCAACTGGCTACCGCGCTGGCGGTGGACCAGCCCATGAGCCGGCTGGTCCCGAAGCAGCAGGCGCGCGAACCCTGGGATCTGGCACGCGGCGCGGCGTGA
- the lexA gene encoding transcriptional repressor LexA: MTEREPLTASQEKLLEFLRAEARARRGVPSWPKIARACGWSSTRSVGYTLDQLAHKGYVRLTGGQGGIALVGEPAGFSLPVLGTVAAGVPIPPPGDGEPEHFEFEKVFGGEDVFMLRVRGDSMIEALIGPGDFVAVRRAPDAADGEKVVAMIDGELTLKVFRRRAGGAIWLQPCNSKLAGIKLDPKKDNRVIGVLVGVVRAGN, translated from the coding sequence GTGACCGAGCGCGAACCCCTGACCGCGTCCCAGGAGAAACTGCTGGAGTTCCTGCGCGCGGAGGCGCGCGCCCGGCGCGGGGTCCCGTCGTGGCCCAAGATCGCGCGCGCGTGCGGGTGGTCCTCGACGCGCTCCGTGGGCTACACCCTGGACCAGCTCGCGCACAAGGGCTACGTGCGCCTGACGGGGGGGCAGGGGGGCATCGCCCTGGTCGGCGAGCCGGCCGGGTTCTCGCTCCCGGTGCTCGGCACGGTGGCCGCGGGGGTGCCGATCCCGCCCCCGGGCGACGGCGAGCCCGAGCACTTCGAGTTCGAGAAGGTGTTCGGGGGCGAGGACGTCTTCATGCTCCGGGTTCGAGGTGACAGTATGATCGAAGCGCTGATCGGCCCCGGCGACTTCGTGGCCGTCCGGCGCGCCCCGGACGCCGCCGACGGCGAGAAGGTGGTGGCGATGATCGACGGCGAACTCACACTGAAGGTGTTCCGCCGGCGCGCGGGCGGCGCGATCTGGCTCCAGCCGTGCAACTCGAAACTCGCCGGCATCAAGCTGGACCCGAAGAAGGACAACCGCGTGATCGGCGTGCTCGTGGGCGTGGTCCGCGCGGGGAACTGA
- the polA gene encoding DNA polymerase I, producing the protein MSDPVSAGNLYLLDAHGLIFQMFFGVGPMNAPDGRPTNAVFGVARSLMNLYDRGADYLIAALDHAEPTFRETIDSNYKAHRDPPPGDLLLQEPLIQQVMEAMRIPFLIAKGYEADDLMATVASEAAARGLNVFLCTADKDCRQLVTDKVKMLNLRKDYEVLDAAGIIAGWGVRPDQVVDFQSLVGDSVDNIPGVMGVGPKTAAKWLQQYGTLDELIAHADEAPGGPKTRQALKDAIANGNLAKSKQLVTLDKNVPIAFDWEGWRRRDWDGQRLLELFHEFGFRGFAERVRKTLAGSGAKKNAEALATAGLAPAVGDNSERGVPGAAPASPKPAKQPKGKGKKVTPGLFDLLMEEAPSESAQSAEVAPLIEAAVPTDTWDYSGYEVVDTEARLEQFCAELKKQKAFVFDLETTGLDPIHDPIVGFAFCWEKGRAYYLPVRAPQEDAALDPSATLAALKPIFENPEIEKRNHNIKFDQIVLAANGVELVGVAGDSMLAHYLLDPGARVHGLDDLTLDVLGHKNIAISELIGKGKKQTTMNTVRVARVRDYACEDADAAFQLAALFEPQLAEKGFRELYDTLEVPLIGVLADMERTGIRVDVPFLTQLGEQMGAELAGLEKDIHALAGREFNIASLKELQKILFEEQKLPVQKRTGIKNEPSTDQESLERLAALGHELPKKLIAHRKVTKLKGTYVDVLPVMADESGRVHTSFNQATAETGRLSSSDPNLQNIPMRTEQGAQLRKAFIPRDGWTLVTADYSQIELRLLAQFCGDETLKAAFAEDRDVHTAVAAQIFKVPEAEVTKAQRGVAKTVNFGVIYGMSATGLAVRLAIPRKEAEEFIDAYFARYPKVLEYQQKLLAHAHKTGEVRTLLGRKRVLNAGAINPNSRYQGRGQAEREAINYEIQGSAADLIKRAMLAVQKRLAAQKMHARMLLTVHDELVFEAPPEEVEALARLAREEMTAAMKLDVPLRVDVAAGPNWLDVEDV; encoded by the coding sequence ATGTCGGACCCGGTTTCCGCGGGCAACCTGTATTTGTTGGACGCCCACGGACTCATCTTCCAAATGTTCTTCGGCGTCGGGCCGATGAACGCACCCGACGGGCGGCCCACCAACGCCGTGTTCGGCGTCGCGCGCTCGTTGATGAACCTCTACGACCGCGGTGCCGATTACCTCATTGCCGCACTCGACCACGCCGAGCCGACGTTCCGCGAGACCATCGACTCGAATTACAAGGCCCACCGCGACCCGCCCCCCGGCGACCTGCTCCTCCAAGAACCGCTCATTCAGCAGGTAATGGAGGCGATGCGGATTCCGTTCCTGATCGCGAAGGGCTACGAAGCCGACGACCTGATGGCGACGGTTGCGTCCGAGGCCGCCGCGCGCGGGCTGAACGTGTTCCTCTGCACGGCGGACAAGGATTGCCGACAGCTCGTCACCGACAAAGTGAAGATGCTGAACCTGCGAAAGGACTACGAAGTTCTGGACGCGGCGGGCATCATCGCGGGCTGGGGCGTTCGGCCCGATCAGGTGGTCGACTTCCAGTCGCTCGTCGGCGATTCGGTGGACAACATCCCCGGCGTGATGGGCGTGGGGCCGAAGACCGCCGCGAAGTGGCTCCAGCAGTACGGCACGCTCGACGAACTCATCGCGCACGCGGACGAAGCGCCCGGCGGCCCGAAGACGCGCCAGGCGCTCAAAGACGCCATTGCTAACGGTAACCTCGCGAAGAGCAAGCAACTCGTCACGCTCGACAAGAACGTGCCGATCGCGTTCGACTGGGAGGGGTGGCGCCGAAGGGACTGGGACGGGCAGCGGCTCCTCGAACTCTTCCACGAGTTCGGGTTCCGCGGGTTCGCCGAGCGCGTGCGCAAGACTCTGGCCGGCAGCGGGGCGAAGAAGAACGCCGAGGCGCTCGCGACCGCGGGCCTTGCGCCGGCTGTTGGCGACAACAGCGAGAGAGGTGTGCCGGGTGCGGCGCCTGCTTCGCCTAAGCCCGCAAAACAGCCAAAGGGGAAGGGCAAGAAAGTCACGCCCGGGTTGTTCGATTTGTTAATGGAAGAGGCGCCGAGCGAGAGCGCGCAATCGGCCGAAGTCGCGCCACTCATTGAGGCCGCAGTACCCACCGACACGTGGGATTACTCGGGCTACGAGGTCGTGGACACCGAGGCGCGGCTCGAGCAGTTCTGTGCGGAGTTAAAGAAACAGAAGGCGTTCGTCTTCGATCTGGAAACGACGGGCCTGGACCCGATCCACGATCCGATCGTCGGCTTCGCGTTCTGCTGGGAGAAGGGAAGGGCGTACTACCTCCCCGTGCGCGCCCCGCAAGAGGACGCTGCGCTCGACCCGAGCGCGACGCTCGCCGCACTCAAGCCGATCTTCGAGAACCCGGAGATCGAGAAGCGGAACCACAACATCAAGTTCGACCAAATCGTTCTCGCGGCCAACGGCGTCGAACTAGTGGGCGTGGCGGGCGATTCGATGCTCGCGCACTACCTCCTCGACCCCGGCGCCCGGGTCCACGGGTTGGACGACCTCACACTCGACGTGCTCGGGCACAAAAACATCGCGATTTCCGAACTGATCGGGAAGGGGAAGAAGCAAACCACGATGAATACGGTGCGGGTCGCGCGCGTCCGAGATTATGCGTGCGAGGACGCCGACGCCGCGTTCCAACTCGCGGCCCTTTTCGAGCCACAACTGGCCGAGAAGGGCTTCCGTGAACTGTACGACACGCTCGAAGTGCCGCTCATCGGCGTACTGGCCGACATGGAGCGCACCGGCATCCGCGTGGACGTGCCCTTTCTCACGCAGCTCGGCGAGCAAATGGGCGCGGAACTCGCGGGACTGGAAAAAGACATTCACGCGCTCGCCGGGCGCGAGTTCAACATCGCTTCCTTGAAGGAACTGCAGAAGATCCTCTTCGAGGAACAAAAGCTCCCGGTTCAAAAGCGCACGGGGATCAAGAACGAGCCGAGCACCGACCAGGAATCACTCGAGCGGCTCGCGGCGCTCGGTCACGAACTGCCCAAGAAGCTGATCGCGCACCGCAAGGTGACGAAGCTTAAGGGCACTTACGTTGACGTGCTCCCCGTCATGGCGGACGAGTCCGGGCGCGTTCACACGTCCTTCAACCAGGCGACCGCCGAGACCGGCCGATTGAGTTCGAGCGATCCGAACCTGCAGAACATCCCGATGCGAACGGAGCAGGGCGCGCAACTCCGTAAAGCCTTCATCCCGCGCGACGGCTGGACCCTTGTTACCGCCGACTATTCGCAGATCGAGTTGCGGTTACTCGCCCAGTTCTGTGGCGACGAGACGCTGAAGGCCGCGTTCGCCGAGGACCGCGACGTTCACACCGCGGTCGCCGCACAAATTTTCAAAGTGCCCGAGGCCGAGGTCACGAAAGCGCAACGCGGTGTGGCGAAAACGGTCAACTTCGGCGTCATATACGGCATGAGCGCGACCGGATTGGCCGTTCGGCTGGCAATCCCCCGCAAGGAGGCGGAAGAGTTCATCGACGCCTACTTCGCCCGCTACCCGAAGGTACTGGAGTACCAGCAAAAGCTCCTGGCGCACGCTCACAAAACGGGCGAAGTGCGCACCCTGCTCGGGCGCAAGCGGGTGCTGAACGCGGGCGCGATTAACCCGAACTCGCGGTACCAGGGTCGCGGGCAAGCGGAGCGCGAAGCGATCAACTACGAGATCCAGGGTTCGGCCGCGGACCTGATTAAGCGGGCCATGCTCGCGGTGCAGAAGCGGCTCGCGGCGCAAAAAATGCACGCGAGGATGTTGCTTACCGTTCACGACGAACTCGTGTTTGAAGCACCTCCGGAAGAGGTGGAGGCCCTGGCGCGACTCGCCCGCGAGGAGATGACCGCCGCGATGAAACTGGACGTGCCGCTCCGCGTGGACGTGGCCGCCGGCCCGAACTGGCTGGACGTTGAGGACGTATGA
- a CDS encoding Uma2 family endonuclease, which produces MSIAASTTPPIEYPSGDGQPMAETWLHVRAIMWLHQALEDFFGPRSDVFIASDMYWYWQEGRADLKIAPDVMAIPGVGVRPRRSFFSWEENGAVPAIVFEMASEGTWQDDLDDKYDRYEELGVKEYFLFDPEGLYLVPRVQGYRLHGSAYRRIRQNQLTSALGFGLRAEDTMLRLIDLKTGQPIPTRAEAAETAQRQAEAAQRQAEAEKQRADALQEEVERLRARLQQLDHTNGSEG; this is translated from the coding sequence ATGTCGATTGCCGCATCTACGACACCACCGATCGAGTACCCCAGCGGGGACGGTCAGCCGATGGCCGAAACGTGGCTCCATGTGCGCGCGATCATGTGGCTACACCAAGCGCTCGAAGATTTCTTCGGGCCGCGCTCGGACGTGTTTATCGCTTCGGACATGTACTGGTACTGGCAGGAGGGAAGGGCGGACCTGAAGATCGCGCCGGACGTGATGGCGATCCCGGGGGTAGGAGTGCGCCCGCGCCGCTCGTTCTTTTCGTGGGAAGAGAACGGCGCGGTTCCCGCGATTGTGTTCGAGATGGCCTCTGAAGGCACTTGGCAGGACGATTTGGACGACAAGTACGACCGCTACGAAGAGTTGGGTGTGAAGGAGTATTTCCTTTTCGACCCGGAGGGGCTGTACCTCGTTCCACGGGTGCAAGGGTACCGGCTCCACGGCAGCGCGTACCGGCGCATTCGGCAAAACCAACTGACGAGTGCGCTCGGTTTCGGTCTCCGGGCCGAGGACACGATGCTGCGGTTGATCGACCTCAAGACCGGCCAACCGATCCCGACTCGTGCGGAAGCGGCCGAAACAGCGCAACGTCAAGCGGAAGCGGCGCAGCGTCAAGCAGAAGCAGAAAAGCAGCGTGCAGATGCGCTTCAGGAGGAAGTCGAACGACTTCGCGCTCGTTTACAGCAATTGGATCACACGAACGGGAGCGAGGGTTGA
- the coaE gene encoding dephospho-CoA kinase (Dephospho-CoA kinase (CoaE) performs the final step in coenzyme A biosynthesis.), translating into MSFKHGPKPLIGLIGAIGAGKSTAAKCFAARGGHVIDADALGHEALRQPEIVAALVKLWGTGILSADGSLDRRTIGRIVFADREQRNALESTVFPYIGARTRHDIFAAQANPNVSFVVLDAAVLLEAGWGDMVDSLVYIDAPRATRLARLATRSGWNEAELSARESAQLPAEEKKVRAHAIVVNDAGPTELQDQVDRVLEDILRT; encoded by the coding sequence TTGAGTTTCAAACACGGCCCGAAGCCCCTCATCGGGTTGATCGGTGCGATCGGCGCGGGGAAGAGCACTGCGGCCAAGTGTTTCGCGGCCCGTGGGGGGCACGTGATCGACGCGGACGCCCTCGGACACGAGGCGCTGCGCCAACCGGAGATCGTCGCGGCGCTCGTGAAGTTGTGGGGGACAGGGATTCTCAGCGCAGACGGCTCGCTCGATCGTCGCACGATCGGGCGCATCGTGTTCGCCGACCGGGAACAGCGGAACGCGCTCGAAAGTACGGTTTTTCCCTACATCGGGGCGCGCACGCGACATGATATTTTCGCGGCGCAAGCGAACCCGAATGTGTCGTTCGTCGTCCTGGACGCGGCGGTACTGCTCGAAGCGGGGTGGGGCGATATGGTCGATTCACTCGTCTATATCGATGCCCCTCGGGCCACACGGCTCGCGCGGCTCGCGACCCGGAGCGGCTGGAACGAGGCCGAACTGAGTGCCCGCGAATCGGCGCAACTGCCCGCCGAGGAGAAGAAAGTTCGGGCGCACGCGATCGTCGTCAACGACGCCGGCCCGACCGAGTTACAGGATCAAGTGGACCGGGTGCTCGAAGACATCTTGAGAACGTGA
- the rho gene encoding transcription termination factor Rho — MSDTKPDVAKPARTTTRSRARKTAEPPAEPQVVAPVPAAPVASEVAEDDGFATGIVDVVPAPPEPAAPVVPPPPVPAPEVREPRRAEPRESARTERGSRSERTPEPREVPRADAVPPPAPRAEITPPAPRPTAPPPVPRAVVPPPAFPPVAPPAVTPAPVRVDPNEQGFDAETNSRYEEIKRGNTYITELQHMTIAQLQKAAKDEGIPREEYFGLKKQDLVYRILRELTKANGLMFGEGTLEVLPDGFGFLRSPDYNYLPCPDDIYISPSQIRRFGLRTGAVVAGQTRPPKENERYFALLRVEAINYAEPDLLTQKVVFDDLTPLHPERRLKLETSADELNTRVIDLITPIGKGQRGLIVAPPRTGKTVLLQKMANSIIQNHPECYVIVLLIDERPEEVTDMSRTVKGPRVEVVSSTFDEPPERHVQVSEMVIEKAKRLVEYGTDVVILLDSITRLARAYNTVSPGSGKLLSGGLDATALYKPKRFFGAARNIEEGGSLTILATALVDTGSKMDEVIFEEFKGTGNMEIHLERRMVDRRVYPAVDVNASGTRKEELLRGEDELRLVHIMHRILADMNPVEAMELLLKQLSKHKTNAEFLNSVTLT, encoded by the coding sequence ATGTCCGATACCAAGCCCGACGTTGCCAAGCCCGCGCGCACGACGACCCGTAGCCGCGCGCGTAAAACCGCGGAGCCGCCCGCGGAGCCCCAGGTCGTCGCTCCCGTGCCCGCGGCCCCGGTCGCGAGCGAGGTCGCAGAGGACGACGGGTTCGCGACCGGGATCGTGGACGTCGTGCCCGCGCCGCCGGAGCCCGCAGCGCCGGTCGTACCGCCACCGCCTGTCCCGGCGCCTGAAGTACGCGAGCCGCGCCGCGCCGAACCGCGCGAGAGTGCCCGTACCGAACGCGGTAGCCGCAGCGAACGCACCCCGGAACCGCGAGAGGTTCCGCGCGCTGACGCGGTGCCGCCTCCAGCGCCGCGCGCGGAGATTACTCCGCCCGCCCCACGGCCCACGGCCCCCCCGCCGGTACCGCGCGCAGTGGTGCCCCCGCCCGCGTTCCCACCGGTCGCACCGCCGGCAGTTACCCCCGCGCCCGTGCGCGTTGACCCCAACGAACAGGGCTTCGACGCCGAGACGAATTCGCGGTACGAGGAGATCAAGCGCGGCAACACGTACATCACCGAACTGCAGCACATGACGATCGCGCAGTTGCAGAAGGCCGCGAAGGATGAGGGGATACCGCGCGAAGAGTATTTTGGGCTGAAGAAGCAGGATCTGGTGTACCGCATCCTGCGCGAACTCACGAAAGCCAATGGGCTGATGTTCGGCGAGGGCACGCTCGAAGTGCTCCCGGACGGCTTCGGGTTCCTCCGCAGCCCGGACTACAACTACCTCCCGTGCCCGGACGACATCTACATCTCGCCGTCGCAGATCCGCCGGTTCGGGCTGCGCACCGGGGCCGTGGTCGCCGGGCAAACGCGCCCGCCGAAGGAGAACGAGCGCTACTTCGCGCTGCTCCGCGTCGAAGCCATTAACTATGCCGAACCCGACCTGCTCACGCAGAAGGTCGTGTTCGACGACCTGACCCCGCTCCACCCCGAGCGCCGGTTGAAACTCGAAACGAGCGCGGACGAACTGAACACCCGCGTCATCGACCTCATCACGCCCATCGGCAAGGGGCAGCGCGGGCTGATCGTGGCCCCGCCGCGCACCGGCAAGACGGTTCTGCTCCAGAAGATGGCGAACTCCATCATCCAGAACCACCCGGAGTGCTACGTCATCGTCCTCCTGATCGACGAGCGGCCCGAAGAAGTGACCGACATGAGCCGGACCGTGAAGGGGCCGCGCGTGGAGGTCGTGTCGAGCACGTTCGACGAGCCGCCGGAGCGCCACGTCCAGGTCAGCGAGATGGTGATCGAGAAGGCGAAGCGCCTGGTCGAGTACGGGACCGACGTGGTCATCCTGCTCGACTCGATCACGCGCCTCGCACGCGCTTACAACACCGTGTCGCCGGGGTCCGGTAAGTTGCTCTCCGGTGGGTTGGACGCGACCGCGCTCTACAAACCGAAACGGTTCTTCGGCGCGGCCCGGAACATCGAGGAGGGCGGGTCGCTCACCATTCTCGCGACCGCGCTGGTCGATACCGGCTCGAAGATGGACGAGGTGATCTTCGAGGAGTTCAAGGGCACGGGGAACATGGAGATCCACCTCGAACGGCGGATGGTGGACCGGCGCGTGTACCCGGCGGTCGACGTGAACGCCAGTGGCACGCGCAAGGAGGAACTGCTCCGCGGCGAGGACGAACTGCGCCTCGTTCACATCATGCACCGCATCCTGGCGGACATGAACCCGGTCGAGGCGATGGAACTGCTCCTGAAGCAACTGAGCAAGCACAAGACCAATGCCGAGTTCCTCAACAGCGTCACGCTGACGTGA
- a CDS encoding protein kinase domain-containing protein, whose translation MSADQPLAVAPHRVTDLIDVIQRLSQARDVATVQDIVRTAARRLTGADGATFVLCDGDQCHYVDEDAIGPLWKGQRFPMSASVSGWAMMNRRTAVIDDVFADPRVPDQGYRATFVKSMVMVPVRVADPLGAIGTYWATQRHPTDEEVRVLEALAGTTAVALENVRVFTELEARVKARTAELVAANAQLVAANANLTAAHQQADRVFAAYAKVLPGTVLDGKYRLDEELGAGGFGVVFRARHLALDCPIAVKVFRPISGNDSALELQRFLREGATAARISHPNVVRVLDSGVSSGGIAFLAMELLSGRSLARELAAVGALSLRRAATVAAVVADVLNAAHRQSIVHRDIKPDNVFLHYDTAGREVVKVVDFGIAKFFDGPQSTDDRLTRTGEYLGTPRFVAPERVRGGTDDGRSDVYSLGTLLYELVCGASPWAPEQEREIAAGLAFAPHPRPISRFRKAVPVELSALIERALAWNPIDRPTAQELASALAALAPTLDDTPPRPEPAPPRDPDATDALPVVTWPR comes from the coding sequence ATGAGCGCTGACCAACCACTGGCCGTCGCCCCGCACCGGGTGACGGACCTCATCGACGTCATCCAGCGGTTGTCGCAGGCGCGCGACGTCGCCACCGTGCAGGACATCGTGCGAACGGCCGCGCGCCGGCTCACCGGGGCCGATGGTGCCACGTTCGTCCTCTGCGACGGCGACCAGTGCCATTACGTCGACGAGGACGCCATCGGTCCGCTGTGGAAGGGGCAGCGGTTCCCCATGTCTGCGTCCGTCAGCGGGTGGGCAATGATGAACCGCCGCACGGCGGTGATCGATGACGTGTTCGCCGACCCGCGCGTTCCGGACCAGGGCTACCGCGCCACGTTCGTGAAAAGTATGGTCATGGTGCCCGTTCGCGTCGCCGACCCGCTCGGCGCGATCGGCACGTACTGGGCGACCCAGCGGCACCCGACGGATGAAGAGGTCCGGGTGCTCGAAGCGCTCGCCGGCACCACCGCGGTCGCCCTCGAAAACGTCCGCGTGTTCACCGAGCTCGAAGCGCGCGTGAAGGCGCGCACGGCCGAACTCGTCGCCGCGAACGCGCAACTCGTTGCGGCCAACGCCAACCTGACGGCCGCGCACCAGCAGGCCGATCGCGTGTTCGCGGCCTACGCGAAGGTGCTGCCGGGTACGGTGCTCGACGGCAAGTACCGGCTCGACGAGGAACTCGGCGCCGGCGGGTTCGGCGTCGTGTTTCGCGCTCGACACCTGGCGCTGGATTGTCCCATCGCGGTAAAAGTATTCCGGCCCATTTCGGGCAACGACTCGGCCCTGGAACTTCAACGCTTCTTACGCGAAGGCGCAACCGCTGCACGGATCAGCCACCCGAACGTGGTTCGGGTTCTCGATTCGGGGGTGTCGTCCGGTGGGATCGCGTTCCTGGCAATGGAACTGCTCTCCGGCCGATCACTGGCGCGCGAACTGGCCGCGGTCGGCGCGCTCTCGCTGCGCCGGGCGGCGACCGTGGCCGCCGTCGTCGCGGACGTGCTGAACGCAGCGCACCGGCAGAGTATCGTTCACCGCGACATCAAACCGGACAACGTGTTCCTCCACTACGACACCGCCGGGCGGGAGGTCGTGAAGGTCGTGGACTTCGGCATCGCAAAATTTTTCGACGGCCCGCAGAGCACGGACGATCGCCTGACGCGCACCGGCGAGTACCTCGGCACGCCGCGGTTCGTCGCCCCGGAGCGGGTGCGCGGCGGAACCGACGACGGGCGCTCGGACGTGTACAGCCTGGGCACTCTGCTCTACGAACTCGTTTGTGGCGCGTCGCCGTGGGCGCCCGAGCAAGAACGCGAGATCGCTGCGGGGTTGGCCTTCGCCCCGCACCCGCGACCGATATCCCGGTTTCGGAAAGCGGTTCCCGTGGAACTGTCGGCGCTGATCGAACGGGCGCTCGCGTGGAACCCCATCGACCGCCCGACCGCGCAGGAGCTCGCGAGTGCTCTCGCCGCGCTCGCACCCACCCTCGACGACACGCCCCCGCGCCCGGAGCCGGCGCCGCCCCGCGACCCGGACGCGACCGACGCCCTGCCCGTGGTGACGTGGCCGCGCTAG
- the ribH gene encoding 6,7-dimethyl-8-ribityllumazine synthase: MIYEGDFSSPAGRFVLVVARFNGFVVEQLAAGAADALQRHGVSADRIDTVRVPGSYEIPLVAQKLGKSGKYAAVICLGCVIRGDTDHYDHVAGAATSGIAQAALNSGVPVIFGVLTCDTLEQAIHRAGAKAGNKGFEAAVCAVEMVNLLKKLPG, encoded by the coding sequence ATGATCTACGAAGGCGATTTCTCTTCCCCCGCGGGCCGGTTCGTGCTGGTCGTGGCCCGGTTCAACGGGTTCGTGGTCGAACAACTCGCCGCCGGCGCCGCGGACGCCCTTCAGCGCCACGGCGTGTCCGCGGACCGCATCGACACCGTGCGCGTGCCCGGCTCCTACGAGATCCCGCTGGTCGCACAGAAACTCGGCAAGAGCGGGAAGTACGCCGCCGTCATCTGCCTCGGGTGCGTGATTCGCGGGGACACGGATCACTACGACCACGTCGCCGGGGCCGCTACGAGCGGCATCGCGCAGGCCGCGCTCAACAGCGGCGTGCCGGTCATCTTCGGCGTGTTAACGTGTGACACCCTGGAGCAGGCGATTCACCGCGCCGGCGCGAAGGCCGGCAACAAGGGCTTTGAAGCCGCAGTGTGTGCGGTCGAAATGGTGAACCTGCTCAAGAAATTGCCGGGGTAA
- a CDS encoding transposase: protein MRRGYSTITPAVVHALTRRTLERALGWTDYKRSVTRTQLLDLVLLIAGTTRTLFAVVTRYFGFSHETARQAMHANRGSRDQLTARLVDALHQVAGFTRRDRRRRWTCAIDVHYVPFYGDRSTPGIIGGPKKAGTSFFHAYATGVLIHKHRRYTVGLMSVTKGTKPHQQVQTLLDQVAARGLTVRGVVLDAGFDSGETLLLLQERNLSYTVPMRKKGTGTNRRNASYTQPHGTITTMEWVTEKSRKAVSTRVLVWQRKGESHARVYAFRGWGDATAVSEANRARLGRRRYRERFGIETSYRQKNQARGWTTSTNPEYRLLLEGVALLLRQVWVYLTLRIARARGLAPTAWVAQFPLAEMLDWLTQRIRSRYPRTRCITLPHNTLTTNATP from the coding sequence ATGCGACGTGGTTACTCTACGATCACCCCGGCGGTGGTCCACGCACTGACGCGCCGAACGTTGGAACGGGCCCTGGGTTGGACCGACTACAAGCGGTCGGTCACGCGCACCCAGTTGCTCGACCTGGTGCTGTTGATCGCGGGCACCACCCGCACGTTGTTCGCGGTAGTGACCCGGTACTTCGGGTTCTCCCACGAGACCGCGCGACAGGCGATGCACGCCAACCGGGGTTCCCGGGACCAACTCACGGCCCGGTTGGTGGATGCCCTTCACCAGGTGGCGGGGTTCACGCGCCGGGACCGGAGGCGCCGGTGGACGTGTGCCATCGATGTGCATTACGTCCCCTTTTATGGGGATCGCAGCACCCCGGGGATCATCGGCGGACCCAAGAAGGCCGGGACCTCGTTCTTTCACGCGTACGCCACCGGGGTACTGATTCACAAGCACCGGCGGTACACCGTGGGGCTGATGAGCGTGACGAAAGGAACCAAGCCGCACCAGCAGGTGCAGACCCTTCTGGACCAGGTGGCGGCCCGCGGGCTCACGGTCCGCGGGGTGGTTCTGGACGCCGGGTTCGACAGCGGGGAGACCCTGTTGCTGTTGCAGGAACGGAACCTGAGCTACACGGTCCCGATGCGCAAGAAGGGCACCGGTACCAACCGCCGCAACGCCAGCTACACCCAACCCCACGGCACCATCACCACCATGGAGTGGGTCACCGAGAAGAGCCGCAAGGCGGTATCGACTCGGGTGCTCGTGTGGCAACGGAAGGGCGAATCGCACGCCCGGGTGTACGCGTTCCGCGGGTGGGGCGATGCGACCGCCGTGTCGGAGGCGAACCGGGCTCGGTTGGGGCGCCGGCGGTACCGAGAGCGGTTCGGGATCGAGACCAGCTATCGGCAGAAGAACCAGGCCCGCGGGTGGACCACCAGCACCAACCCCGAGTACCGGTTGCTGCTCGAGGGCGTGGCCCTGCTGTTGCGCCAGGTGTGGGTGTACCTGACGCTCCGGATCGCTCGGGCACGCGGGCTCGCGCCGACCGCCTGGGTCGCCCAGTTCCCGTTGGCCGAGATGCTCGACTGGCTCACGCAACGGATCCGCTCACGATACCCACGCACACGATGTATTACCCTGCCACACAATACACTTACAACCAACGCAACGCCTTGA